Proteins from a genomic interval of Methanoplanus endosymbiosus:
- a CDS encoding cyclase family protein, whose protein sequence is MAVYDVTREVCSGLMAYPGDPKAEFYSQTTDDCMVSEIKMCSHSGTHIDAPRHYLPEGDSVDLVSPFRLIGPVLVADSGVKSGEITADCFASEIVEGGCKRLLIKTEFSYENNFREDYPYLSEGAARIIADAGLLSFGIDTPSVDPYGGDGQNHRIILSENIPVIELLDLSDVRSGSYFMYALPLRLRGLDGSPARVILTDMEDEFV, encoded by the coding sequence ATGGCAGTATATGATGTGACCAGAGAGGTTTGCAGTGGCCTTATGGCTTATCCGGGAGATCCAAAGGCTGAATTTTATTCTCAGACTACAGATGACTGCATGGTATCAGAGATTAAAATGTGCTCTCACAGCGGTACTCATATAGATGCTCCCAGACATTATCTGCCTGAAGGGGATTCTGTTGATCTGGTCTCTCCCTTCAGGCTGATCGGCCCTGTTCTGGTGGCAGATTCCGGAGTGAAATCCGGAGAAATTACAGCAGACTGTTTTGCCTCTGAGATTGTGGAGGGGGGCTGTAAGAGGTTGCTGATAAAGACGGAATTTTCATATGAAAATAATTTCCGGGAGGATTATCCATATCTCTCTGAGGGTGCTGCCCGGATAATTGCTGATGCCGGTTTGCTGTCATTTGGCATTGATACGCCCTCAGTTGATCCATATGGCGGAGACGGACAGAATCACAGAATTATACTCTCTGAAAATATTCCTGTAATTGAACTGCTGGACCTATCAGATGTCAGAAGTGGTTCATATTTTATGTATGCACTTCCATTACGTCTCAGAGGACTTGACGGGTCTCCGGCAAGGGTTATTCTCACAGATATGGAGGATGAATTTGTATGA
- a CDS encoding ABC transporter ATP-binding protein, with the protein MLKIENLHVSVEGKEVLHDLNLHIKEGETHVLMGPNGSGKTTLLRAVMGFSGYDVTEGRIFFKGRDVTEVPMHERARYGMGIMFQRPPTISGLKLGKLLGAVSGADQKVIGDYAKKMHMNDFLDRDVNSGFSGGEIKRSEVLQLMLQQPDFVMLDEPESGVDLENISLIGRSIAMLVEKDRHIIDRHKSGLIITHTGYILDYIDADAGHMLCDGEIKCDGNPREILKVIQEKGYQECIRCQKIL; encoded by the coding sequence GTGCTTAAAATTGAGAATCTCCATGTGAGTGTTGAAGGTAAGGAAGTCCTGCATGACTTAAACCTTCACATAAAGGAAGGGGAGACGCATGTCCTGATGGGGCCGAACGGCTCCGGGAAAACAACCCTTCTAAGGGCGGTGATGGGCTTTTCGGGATATGATGTCACAGAGGGCAGGATATTTTTTAAAGGTCGTGATGTGACTGAGGTTCCTATGCATGAGAGAGCCAGATATGGTATGGGAATTATGTTTCAGCGTCCTCCGACGATTTCAGGCCTGAAGCTTGGGAAACTTCTTGGTGCTGTTTCCGGTGCAGATCAGAAGGTTATTGGAGATTATGCCAAAAAAATGCATATGAATGACTTTCTTGACCGGGATGTTAATTCCGGATTTTCCGGCGGGGAAATCAAAAGAAGCGAAGTTCTGCAGTTAATGCTTCAGCAGCCCGATTTTGTAATGCTGGATGAGCCTGAAAGCGGGGTGGATCTGGAGAACATCTCTCTTATCGGCAGATCAATTGCAATGCTTGTTGAAAAGGACAGGCACATAATAGACCGGCATAAGTCCGGTCTGATTATAACTCATACCGGATACATTCTGGACTATATTGATGCCGATGCTGGGCATATGCTCTGTGACGGCGAGATAAAGTGTGACGGTAATCCCAGAGAGATTTTAAAGGTAATTCAGGAAAAAGGCTACCAGGAGTGCATAAGATGCCAGAAGATATTATAA
- a CDS encoding phosphopentomutase/phosphoglucosamine mutase, producing MLFGSSGIRRPFGPELLDIGLKAGFAAGNDVDNIVVGTDTRKTGPALSDAFIAGALFSGAGVVSCGIAPTPTIANAINYCCAGAGCSVTASHNPENYNGIKLINPDGSAFTKKQQAEIEDKIKSCKNSGWENQGEVRQTDIIRPHIENILKNVDIGEASVLLDCGGGAGSVITPLLLKEAGVSVGCINCTPSGVFPRPSEPLEENVHYLKNMVRDGKFSGGLIHDGDADRFMAIDGRGRYIKGDHLLVLFAEYAGAKKVVTTADASMAIEESAEVRRTPVGDSYVSEELLSWGDFGGEPSGSWIFPKNSLCPDGIYAAALFCRIASETDIAEAIDELPDYPILRSSYFCENGRDVLTALGAENPTDGIRIEDEDGWCLIRASGTEPKVRITAEGRSMDTAKKMRERGLGLLKSVSKK from the coding sequence ATGCTTTTCGGCTCTTCGGGGATAAGACGACCATTTGGCCCTGAACTTTTAGACATCGGACTGAAAGCCGGTTTTGCTGCCGGTAATGATGTAGATAACATCGTTGTTGGTACAGATACAAGAAAAACCGGCCCTGCATTGTCTGATGCCTTTATAGCAGGGGCACTCTTTTCAGGTGCGGGAGTTGTTTCATGTGGTATTGCACCCACTCCTACAATTGCAAATGCAATCAACTACTGTTGTGCAGGTGCGGGATGCTCAGTTACGGCCTCACACAATCCTGAGAACTATAATGGAATAAAACTGATAAATCCGGACGGTTCTGCATTTACAAAAAAACAGCAGGCCGAAATAGAGGATAAAATCAAATCCTGCAAAAATTCCGGCTGGGAAAACCAGGGGGAGGTGCGGCAGACTGATATCATCCGCCCACATATCGAGAATATTTTAAAAAATGTGGATATTGGGGAGGCCTCAGTTCTTCTTGACTGCGGCGGAGGTGCAGGTTCGGTTATAACACCACTTCTGCTGAAAGAGGCCGGTGTTAGTGTGGGCTGCATAAACTGTACACCGTCCGGTGTTTTTCCAAGACCTTCAGAACCGCTTGAGGAGAATGTTCATTACCTTAAAAATATGGTGAGGGACGGAAAGTTTTCCGGCGGTCTGATTCATGACGGTGATGCAGATCGTTTTATGGCAATAGACGGCAGGGGACGTTATATTAAAGGCGATCATCTCCTCGTCCTCTTTGCAGAGTATGCCGGTGCAAAAAAGGTCGTGACAACTGCTGATGCCTCAATGGCAATTGAAGAGTCCGCAGAAGTCAGAAGAACCCCCGTAGGGGACTCATATGTCTCAGAGGAACTTCTCTCGTGGGGTGATTTCGGCGGAGAACCTTCTGGAAGCTGGATATTCCCAAAAAATTCACTATGTCCGGATGGCATATATGCAGCAGCACTCTTCTGCCGGATTGCCTCAGAGACTGATATTGCAGAGGCGATAGATGAGCTTCCTGATTATCCGATTCTCAGGAGTTCTTATTTCTGTGAAAACGGACGTGATGTCCTGACAGCACTCGGTGCAGAAAATCCGACAGACGGCATAAGGATTGAGGATGAGGACGGATGGTGTCTCATCCGGGCAAGCGGCACTGAGCCTAAGGTCAGGATTACAGCCGAAGGCAGATCAATGGATACTGCTAAGAAGATGAGGGAGAGAGGCCTTGGCCTTTTAAAGTCAGTATCAAAAAAATAA
- a CDS encoding sensor histidine kinase, protein MRDNRDNNADSLPLNNFFPENTEGRISKAIWESDLGVWDTDLSDYAQVVNRRWAEMLGYNPEEFPDDPSYWLKIVHPDDYNTVIDAINSHISGDSPYYEAEFRMLCRDGTWKWIFSSGKVSECDDSGKPTRISGVHLDINDRVSVKNAIRESNRKLNLFSGVIRHDVMNQLTAAFGYADLLHSEIDGGSDAAIYLKSIEKALDNIHEQITFTKSISMLGSDDPSWQPFCRIIEKSVDETGIINLIVDSSVDDLNILGDVLFYRIYSVLFENAIRHSKNSDLTVSIDFREGDEYAVMTVSDNGCGVPDDQKALIFEKGFGEGSGLGLFLVKELLMMHNMQVCECGVYGNGCIFEILMPKGTYKLSRAVR, encoded by the coding sequence TTGAGGGATAATAGAGATAATAACGCAGACAGTCTGCCTTTAAATAATTTTTTTCCGGAAAATACTGAAGGGAGGATTTCTAAGGCTATATGGGAGAGTGATCTTGGTGTATGGGATACTGATCTGAGTGACTATGCACAGGTTGTAAACCGGCGCTGGGCTGAGATGCTCGGTTATAATCCGGAAGAATTTCCTGATGATCCATCTTACTGGCTGAAAATTGTTCACCCGGACGACTACAATACAGTGATTGATGCTATTAATTCTCATATCTCAGGTGACAGCCCGTATTACGAAGCTGAATTCCGTATGCTATGCCGGGATGGAACGTGGAAATGGATCTTCAGCAGTGGTAAAGTTTCAGAATGTGATGATAGCGGAAAACCTACCCGGATTTCCGGTGTGCACCTTGACATCAATGACCGGGTCTCTGTGAAGAATGCAATAAGGGAATCCAACCGGAAACTGAACCTATTTTCCGGAGTTATCCGTCATGACGTTATGAATCAGCTTACTGCCGCCTTTGGTTATGCTGATCTTCTCCATAGTGAGATTGACGGGGGTTCTGATGCTGCCATATATCTGAAATCAATTGAAAAAGCCTTAGATAATATCCATGAGCAGATAACATTTACAAAATCGATCAGCATGCTGGGTTCTGATGACCCTTCATGGCAGCCTTTCTGCCGGATCATTGAAAAATCAGTGGATGAGACTGGAATTATAAATCTAATTGTGGACAGTTCCGTTGATGATCTTAATATTCTTGGAGATGTTCTCTTTTACAGGATATATTCTGTGCTCTTTGAAAATGCGATTCGTCATTCTAAAAATTCTGATCTCACTGTTTCCATTGATTTCAGGGAAGGGGATGAATATGCAGTGATGACTGTCTCAGATAACGGGTGCGGAGTTCCGGATGACCAGAAAGCTCTGATATTTGAGAAGGGATTTGGTGAGGGTTCCGGACTTGGCCTATTTCTTGTAAAAGAACTCCTTATGATGCACAATATGCAGGTTTGCGAGTGTGGGGTGTACGGTAATGGCTGTATTTTTGAGATATTGATGCCTAAGGGGACATATAAGCTTAGTCGGGCTGTCAGATAA
- a CDS encoding SufD family Fe-S cluster assembly protein, with amino-acid sequence MPEDIINPDISAEDRERIKLSGIELSSEHRSGTFIQTDQHIHHSSSKIEGIEMLPLEIALNKYDWLKDYCWNLVKKDKDQYTEFVSGKEAEGGVRGFAVIAKKGSKNIFPLQSCLFMQKSEVQTVHNIIIAEEGAELHLITGCTSSLGRQKGTHYGITEIYVGKDALVSNTMIHTWGENINVFPRSATEISEGGTFLSNYVSLKPVGEVQMYPVAHLKGENSVARFNSVVLAPEGSKLDLGQRAVLEAKGASAELISRVITTGGSVISRSHIIGAEEDTKGHIECKGLILKDGIIHAVPEIEGRLKQTELSHEAAVGKIAKDEIEYLMARGLDEDEATATIVRGFLDVRIKGLPEQLQKQIDDAIDASESGF; translated from the coding sequence ATGCCAGAAGATATTATAAATCCGGATATTTCAGCAGAAGACAGAGAGAGAATAAAGCTTTCCGGGATTGAGTTATCCTCTGAACACAGATCAGGCACATTTATTCAGACTGATCAGCATATTCATCATTCCTCTTCAAAGATAGAGGGCATTGAGATGCTCCCTCTTGAAATTGCCCTTAATAAATATGACTGGCTGAAGGATTACTGCTGGAATCTGGTCAAAAAGGATAAAGACCAATATACTGAGTTTGTTTCCGGAAAAGAGGCTGAGGGTGGTGTCAGGGGTTTTGCTGTAATTGCAAAGAAAGGCAGTAAAAACATATTTCCTTTGCAGTCCTGTCTTTTTATGCAGAAATCTGAGGTTCAGACTGTTCATAACATAATTATTGCTGAGGAAGGGGCTGAACTTCATCTGATCACCGGATGTACAAGCAGCCTTGGCCGTCAGAAAGGAACACATTACGGTATAACCGAAATTTATGTGGGTAAAGATGCCCTTGTCAGCAATACAATGATTCACACCTGGGGTGAAAATATTAATGTATTCCCAAGAAGTGCGACAGAGATAAGCGAAGGTGGAACATTTCTGTCCAATTATGTCAGTCTGAAACCTGTTGGGGAGGTGCAGATGTATCCGGTTGCTCATCTTAAAGGTGAAAATTCCGTGGCACGATTTAATTCAGTTGTTCTTGCACCAGAGGGCTCAAAACTGGATCTTGGTCAGAGGGCTGTGTTAGAGGCTAAAGGGGCAAGTGCCGAACTTATCTCAAGGGTTATCACAACCGGAGGTTCTGTTATATCAAGATCTCATATAATCGGTGCAGAAGAGGATACAAAAGGTCATATCGAGTGCAAAGGTCTGATACTTAAAGATGGTATTATACATGCTGTTCCTGAAATTGAAGGCAGGCTTAAGCAGACCGAACTTTCGCATGAGGCAGCTGTCGGAAAGATTGCAAAGGATGAAATTGAGTACCTTATGGCAAGAGGGCTTGATGAGGATGAGGCAACGGCAACGATTGTCCGCGGTTTCCTCGATGTCAGGATCAAAGGACTTCCTGAGCAGCTTCAGAAGCAGATCGATGATGCAATTGATGCGTCAGAGTCTGGATTTTAG
- a CDS encoding phosphoribulokinase — protein MSERKFTNRVSGDGKYCPPSSGNVKNLKEIIEDSGLIFIIGVSGDSGSGKTTFTDAIREIFGPSLVSTITLDDYHILDREERREMNITPLHPDANNFRILEEHLSDLKSGKEILKPVYNHKTGKFDEPVLFSSSKILIIEGLHAFATPELRRLTDFSIYVNPDTNVKYGWKIERDVNVRGYDKEDVLSELEARRRDYESFVLPQSEYADALIEISDSSFNDLSLTDRGVYRITLHQKRLDKTVKNICLNFDLFAINSLADRDFGFDFRVTERDGEKIGALSLDGEFQYDVIRCLELNIEEQTGVSPVSLFEGRDYVTATEMIQLLLSWRIINRRIQMES, from the coding sequence ATGAGTGAGCGGAAATTTACAAACCGGGTTTCCGGTGATGGTAAATATTGCCCGCCATCTTCTGGAAATGTGAAAAATCTGAAGGAAATTATTGAAGATTCCGGTCTGATCTTCATAATCGGTGTTTCAGGAGATTCAGGTTCCGGGAAGACAACCTTTACAGATGCAATCAGGGAGATCTTCGGCCCTTCCCTTGTATCAACAATAACACTTGATGATTATCACATCCTTGACAGGGAAGAGAGACGGGAGATGAATATCACACCCCTTCATCCGGATGCAAACAATTTCAGGATCCTTGAAGAGCATCTGTCTGATCTGAAATCCGGAAAAGAGATATTAAAGCCGGTTTACAACCATAAAACCGGAAAATTTGATGAGCCTGTTCTGTTTTCATCATCAAAGATACTTATTATTGAGGGTCTGCATGCTTTTGCAACCCCTGAACTGAGAAGACTGACTGATTTCTCCATATATGTCAATCCTGATACAAATGTAAAATATGGATGGAAGATTGAGCGTGATGTTAATGTCAGGGGCTATGATAAAGAGGATGTTCTCTCAGAACTTGAGGCAAGAAGAAGAGATTATGAGAGTTTTGTTCTCCCACAGTCAGAGTATGCCGATGCTTTAATTGAGATCTCCGATTCATCCTTTAATGATTTATCACTGACAGATAGAGGGGTTTACAGGATTACACTCCATCAGAAGCGCCTTGATAAGACTGTAAAAAATATCTGTCTCAACTTTGATCTCTTTGCTATTAATTCACTGGCAGACCGGGACTTTGGTTTTGATTTCAGGGTGACTGAGAGGGATGGCGAAAAGATTGGTGCGCTTTCACTTGACGGTGAATTCCAGTATGATGTTATCAGATGTCTGGAATTAAATATTGAAGAGCAGACCGGAGTTTCGCCTGTTTCGCTCTTTGAAGGGCGGGATTATGTGACTGCAACTGAAATGATTCAGCTTTTACTGTCCTGGAGAATAATTAACAGAAGAATTCAGATGGAATCCTGA
- the glmU gene encoding bifunctional sugar-1-phosphate nucleotidylyltransferase/acetyltransferase, protein MECVILAAGEGKRMRPLTTSRPKVMLPLANRPMLEHLMDSAIKAGITDFIFVVGYHEEAVRQYFGDGSEFGASIRYAVQRSQRGTADALNAVKGLVSDDFLLLNGDMVINSEDISGLSGAVSPCMAVFKSSHPQDYGIITTEGNRITGIFEKTSEPKGDLINAGAYLLEPGIFSILSDLELSERGEFELTDALMGYVRTGNLTIYNLSEWSDVGEPWNLLDANASMLENLEGNIEGTVEDFVVLKGAVSLGKGSTIRSGTYIEGPCVIGDNCTVGPHAYIRGATSIGDNCHVGHSSELKNSVILPDTKIPHFNYIGDSVIGSKCNFGAGSKIANLRHDKRDIMAGDRNTKRRKFGAVVGDGVLFGINSSVNPGTIIGSGAAIAPCTLVEGKIADNTKYGR, encoded by the coding sequence ATGGAATGTGTAATTCTTGCAGCCGGAGAAGGCAAACGGATGAGGCCGCTTACCACCTCAAGGCCAAAGGTAATGCTGCCTCTGGCAAACAGGCCTATGCTTGAGCATCTTATGGACTCTGCCATAAAGGCTGGCATAACTGATTTCATATTTGTGGTCGGTTATCATGAAGAGGCCGTCAGGCAGTACTTCGGTGATGGTTCTGAATTCGGGGCCAGTATAAGATATGCGGTGCAGAGAAGTCAGAGAGGTACGGCAGATGCCTTAAACGCAGTAAAGGGTCTTGTATCAGATGATTTTCTCCTCTTAAATGGTGACATGGTCATAAATTCGGAGGACATATCCGGACTTTCGGGTGCTGTGTCGCCGTGTATGGCTGTCTTTAAAAGTTCACACCCGCAGGACTACGGGATCATAACAACAGAAGGCAACAGGATAACGGGGATATTTGAGAAGACCTCCGAGCCGAAAGGTGATCTCATCAACGCCGGTGCATATCTCCTTGAACCGGGTATATTCAGTATTCTTTCAGATCTTGAACTCTCTGAGAGGGGTGAATTTGAGCTTACCGATGCCCTTATGGGATATGTCAGAACCGGAAATCTGACAATTTATAATCTCTCTGAATGGAGTGATGTCGGAGAACCGTGGAATCTTCTCGATGCAAATGCCTCTATGCTTGAGAATTTAGAGGGTAATATTGAAGGGACAGTTGAGGATTTTGTTGTACTGAAAGGTGCGGTGTCCCTTGGAAAGGGGAGCACTATTAGGTCAGGAACATATATTGAAGGGCCTTGTGTAATCGGTGACAACTGCACAGTCGGGCCGCATGCCTATATACGTGGTGCAACGTCAATAGGTGACAACTGCCATGTCGGGCATTCGTCCGAACTTAAAAACTCGGTAATTCTCCCTGACACGAAAATTCCCCATTTCAATTATATAGGTGACAGTGTGATCGGCTCAAAATGCAACTTCGGTGCAGGTTCTAAGATTGCAAACCTCAGGCATGACAAGCGGGATATCATGGCCGGAGACAGAAATACAAAGAGGAGAAAGTTTGGTGCGGTTGTCGGTGACGGAGTGTTATTTGGAATCAACTCATCCGTAAATCCGGGCACGATTATCGGAAGCGGTGCTGCAATAGCGCCCTGCACCCTTGTTGAAGGAAAGATAGCAGACAATACAAAATACGGACGGTGA
- a CDS encoding SLC13 family permease produces MDVQIILTLFVLILTVFLFVTEILRSDVSALIILTTLVILGLVTPQEAFEGFSSEAVIAMVGVMVISSGIQRTGLMIKASRYILDVAGRNEKRLVGVVSIFEGLISAFLQNVGSAALFIPALMRISRLTGIPSRRILLPIGYAAVIGGTVTMIGSATLILVNDFLLSAGYEPYGLFDVTPVGIALVITGVFYFFFFGRYVLPDSDSLEGDMEQEGIVESWNLVSSIYYVRVVGTSRLKGVTRKEAELLKNYNLYLIALLQNNDVLYAPWTHTRFTDGQILALMGVKEDVSRFCSDFGVTIVPGGKLADSMSNDLVGFAEAIIRPKSHLIGKSIFELNFRKSYGLEPLILFSGQNEENAEFSDRPLNAGDTIVVQGLWDNIRKISSDHDFYVTTHIEGDTYRRTKEMSALACFLSSIFLTFTGLSIAVSFLIGAIGMVLLGVLSSHEAYRSVEWEVIVLIGGIFPLSVALSESGFASWISGFIGAHLAGNLLLFLVATGIVMTVSTIILSNIASTVVFVPIFIQMSSDLGIHPAPVALLAGICASNSFILPTHQVNALIKSPGNYKNSDFIRAGLGMTVLFLVVSVSLIYLFYY; encoded by the coding sequence ATGGATGTCCAGATTATCCTTACTCTTTTTGTTCTTATACTGACGGTCTTTCTCTTTGTAACTGAGATATTAAGGTCTGATGTAAGTGCACTTATTATTCTTACAACTCTTGTCATTCTTGGGCTTGTAACTCCTCAGGAGGCGTTTGAAGGTTTTTCAAGTGAAGCTGTAATTGCTATGGTTGGAGTTATGGTCATCTCGTCAGGGATTCAGAGAACCGGGCTTATGATAAAGGCAAGCCGTTATATTCTGGATGTTGCCGGCCGGAATGAAAAGAGGCTTGTTGGTGTTGTTTCAATATTTGAAGGGTTAATATCCGCTTTTTTGCAGAATGTAGGTTCTGCCGCTTTATTTATTCCTGCACTTATGAGGATCTCCAGGCTGACGGGTATTCCTTCCCGGAGGATTCTGCTGCCGATTGGGTATGCGGCAGTCATCGGCGGTACGGTTACAATGATTGGTTCTGCCACGCTGATACTTGTGAATGATTTTCTTCTCTCAGCCGGATATGAACCCTATGGTCTTTTTGATGTAACTCCTGTGGGTATTGCCCTTGTCATAACGGGTGTTTTCTATTTCTTCTTTTTTGGCAGATATGTTCTTCCTGACTCGGATTCTCTGGAAGGTGACATGGAACAGGAGGGAATTGTTGAATCCTGGAATCTCGTCTCTTCCATATATTATGTGCGTGTTGTAGGGACCAGCCGTCTGAAAGGTGTGACCCGGAAGGAGGCAGAACTGCTGAAAAATTATAATCTGTATCTGATTGCTCTTCTCCAGAATAATGATGTGCTCTATGCCCCCTGGACACATACCAGATTCACAGACGGGCAGATTCTTGCACTGATGGGAGTTAAGGAGGATGTATCCCGGTTCTGCAGCGACTTTGGTGTGACCATTGTTCCGGGAGGGAAACTTGCAGATTCAATGTCTAATGATCTGGTGGGTTTTGCAGAGGCCATAATAAGGCCTAAAAGTCATCTGATTGGAAAGAGTATCTTTGAACTTAATTTCCGGAAAAGTTACGGCCTTGAACCTCTTATTCTTTTCTCCGGGCAGAATGAGGAGAATGCAGAGTTTTCTGACAGGCCGCTCAATGCCGGCGATACAATCGTTGTGCAGGGTCTGTGGGATAATATCAGGAAAATTTCCAGTGATCATGATTTTTATGTCACCACTCATATTGAGGGTGATACGTACCGCAGGACAAAGGAGATGAGTGCACTTGCATGTTTCCTCTCTTCGATATTTCTGACATTTACAGGTCTTTCAATTGCAGTCTCTTTTCTTATCGGTGCAATAGGTATGGTGCTTCTGGGTGTACTCTCATCCCATGAGGCATACCGCTCAGTTGAATGGGAAGTTATTGTTTTAATCGGCGGTATTTTTCCTCTGTCTGTTGCTCTCTCAGAGAGTGGTTTTGCCTCATGGATCTCCGGATTTATAGGCGCACATCTTGCAGGGAATCTGCTGCTGTTTCTTGTCGCAACCGGAATTGTGATGACAGTTTCAACGATTATTCTCTCTAATATCGCATCTACAGTTGTATTTGTGCCGATTTTCATTCAGATGTCCTCGGATCTTGGCATACATCCTGCACCTGTGGCCCTGCTTGCCGGGATCTGTGCATCGAATTCTTTTATTCTTCCGACCCATCAGGTGAATGCGCTTATCAAATCTCCGGGCAACTATAAAAATTCTGATTTCATACGTGCCGGTCTGGGAATGACAGTTCTTTTTCTTGTGGTCTCTGTCAGTCTGATCTATCTCTTTTATTACTGA
- the glmU gene encoding bifunctional sugar-1-phosphate nucleotidylyltransferase/acetyltransferase, translating to MMQAVVLAGGEGHRLRPLTRGIAKVMIPVANKPIIDYVLDALVKNGINDIIVVVGYRREQLIRHLNNTDYPVTVVTQKKQIGTANALLCAKDLINGRFLLLPGDNYIDAESLSRIKNEDNAVLISEHPYPSNFGVVKVSDGKISGIREKPGETESSIVSTGIFSFDTDIFRFLDRCEIPEIIEYLKRSGRSFKAVTTECWRDAIYPWDLLRMNKRTLEMISPQFSGKISRNAVISGKVSIGEGTTIAPGAVIQGPAIIGEGCEIGPNSCIMPGVSVGNRTKVGAFTCIENSIVMEDSVIGSHSLVKDSVIGSGCILLDHISTVSTRSLVETESGLIRGRFGAILGDGVEAAPFTVFKGAIAGSGSKIEIGRTIEGILPENSIVR from the coding sequence ATGATGCAGGCAGTAGTACTGGCAGGGGGAGAAGGGCACAGGTTAAGGCCGCTTACAAGGGGCATTGCCAAGGTGATGATTCCGGTTGCGAACAAACCGATAATCGACTATGTCCTGGATGCCCTTGTAAAAAACGGAATTAATGACATAATTGTTGTTGTGGGGTACAGGCGTGAACAGCTCATCCGCCATCTGAACAATACAGACTATCCTGTAACAGTCGTTACACAGAAAAAGCAGATCGGAACTGCAAATGCTCTTCTCTGTGCAAAAGATCTTATAAATGGCAGATTCCTTCTTCTTCCGGGAGACAATTACATAGATGCTGAATCACTATCACGGATAAAAAACGAGGATAACGCGGTTTTAATCTCCGAACATCCATACCCGTCAAATTTCGGCGTTGTGAAGGTATCTGACGGAAAGATCTCCGGCATACGTGAAAAACCCGGTGAGACGGAGAGTTCTATTGTGAGCACCGGAATTTTCTCTTTTGATACAGATATATTCAGATTTCTGGATCGCTGTGAAATTCCGGAGATAATAGAATACCTGAAGAGAAGTGGCAGATCCTTTAAAGCAGTCACTACAGAATGCTGGAGGGATGCGATATACCCCTGGGATCTCCTGCGTATGAATAAGAGGACACTTGAGATGATCTCACCTCAGTTTTCCGGAAAAATCAGCAGAAATGCAGTTATAAGCGGAAAGGTGAGCATTGGTGAGGGTACAACAATAGCTCCCGGTGCAGTTATTCAGGGGCCTGCAATTATTGGCGAGGGCTGTGAGATTGGGCCTAATTCGTGCATCATGCCCGGAGTTTCGGTTGGCAACCGGACAAAGGTCGGGGCATTTACCTGCATTGAAAATTCAATTGTGATGGAGGACAGTGTTATTGGATCACATTCACTGGTTAAGGACTCTGTGATTGGTTCGGGCTGCATTCTTCTGGATCATATATCAACTGTCAGCACACGGTCGCTTGTTGAGACTGAAAGCGGCCTGATTCGTGGCAGGTTTGGCGCTATTCTCGGTGATGGTGTTGAAGCTGCGCCTTTTACCGTCTTTAAAGGTGCAATTGCAGGTTCGGGCAGTAAAATAGAGATCGGAAGGACTATTGAAGGCATTCTTCCTGAAAATTCGATAGTGAGGTGA
- a CDS encoding winged helix-turn-helix domain-containing protein — translation MFNIKNDPLSDTIRREITGFAEPENADKMISIMEVIKEDPRGVTISQLSDTLEINRNTIRKYAMVLAAAGYIEARSCGHTKIYNISKRIPAITVIENIFEGLFVLNFNDEVIYYNKSMKKIIDEIIPDSKITTEEKISTLVAGNEIGIQISESRKKIFNESDSDNISILMMPSNGYTAKIIPSVNLEGEPITLVMMIKSLNENIGPEIQREYQAL, via the coding sequence ATGTTTAACATTAAGAATGATCCTTTATCGGATACTATCCGCAGAGAGATCACAGGATTTGCAGAACCTGAAAACGCAGACAAAATGATCAGTATCATGGAAGTAATAAAAGAAGATCCGAGAGGAGTTACAATTTCACAGTTGTCAGACACTCTGGAGATCAACAGAAATACAATACGAAAGTATGCCATGGTGCTTGCAGCAGCGGGATATATTGAGGCAAGATCATGTGGGCATACAAAAATATACAACATTTCAAAGAGAATTCCGGCAATCACAGTTATTGAAAATATATTTGAAGGGTTATTTGTTCTTAACTTTAATGATGAAGTCATTTACTACAATAAATCAATGAAGAAAATTATTGATGAGATAATTCCGGACAGCAAAATAACAACCGAAGAGAAGATCTCAACTTTGGTTGCAGGAAACGAAATTGGCATTCAAATCAGTGAATCAAGGAAAAAAATATTTAATGAATCAGATTCAGACAACATCTCAATACTGATGATGCCCTCCAATGGATACACAGCAAAAATAATTCCCTCTGTAAACCTTGAAGGAGAACCAATAACACTCGTAATGATGATAAAATCTCTCAATGAAAATATCGGTCCGGAAATTCAGAGAGAGTATCAGGCATTATGA